A stretch of Andreesenia angusta DNA encodes these proteins:
- a CDS encoding deoxycytidylate deaminase: MRPTWDEYFMEIVHTVKKRSTCCRRQVGALIVKNKKILSTGYNGAPSGLRHCDEVGCLRDKLGIPSGERHELCRGLHAEQNAIVHAANSGVSIDGSTIYVTNQPCILCAKMIINAGIVRVVYSHGYPDELAKELLDEAGVEVMKLDMKEGC; encoded by the coding sequence ATGAGACCTACTTGGGATGAATATTTTATGGAGATAGTCCATACTGTGAAAAAGAGGTCCACTTGTTGCAGAAGACAGGTCGGGGCTCTTATAGTCAAGAATAAGAAGATACTTTCCACAGGATACAACGGGGCGCCTAGCGGCCTAAGGCACTGCGACGAGGTGGGATGCCTAAGGGACAAGCTTGGCATACCTTCAGGAGAGAGACATGAGCTCTGTAGGGGTCTTCATGCAGAGCAGAATGCCATAGTCCATGCGGCCAATTCAGGAGTGAGCATAGACGGCTCTACGATATACGTCACAAACCAGCCGTGTATACTATGCGCCAAGATGATAATAAACGCTGGAATAGTCAGAGTCGTATATAGCCACGGCTATCCGGATGAACTGGCGAAAGAGCTTCTAGATGAAGCTGGTGTCGAGGTTATGAAACTAGATATGAAGGAAGGTTGTTAG
- the wecB gene encoding non-hydrolyzing UDP-N-acetylglucosamine 2-epimerase, with protein MKKVMTVFGTRPEAVKMAPIIKKLNENPDIEHRSCVTAQHREMLDQVLNIFGIVPDYDLDIFTDGQTLSDITVKSLKGLEKVIVDFGPDLILVQGDTTTVFAGALAAFYNGVKIGHVEAGLRSGNLYSPYPEEANRKLTGIVTNYHFAPTETSKENLLREGYAEGDIYITGNTSIDALLDITSREYEFESELLNSLDYENRKVILMTSHRRENIGQPMEDIFSALRDVVEENPDVELVYPVHLNPKVKAIAEEKLGRHERIHLIEPLDYLPFANLQKKSYMIVTDSGGVQEEAPTLGKPILVIRKETERPEGIEAGTAKLIGVCREDVYREVSLLLNNSEEYQKMANAVNPYGDGKAAERIVEIIAEQLNTK; from the coding sequence ATGAAAAAAGTTATGACCGTATTTGGGACGAGGCCAGAGGCGGTGAAGATGGCTCCTATAATAAAGAAGCTAAATGAGAATCCTGATATAGAGCATAGGTCGTGCGTCACGGCTCAGCACAGGGAGATGCTGGACCAAGTGCTGAACATATTCGGAATAGTCCCAGACTACGATCTGGATATATTCACAGATGGACAGACGCTTTCGGATATAACCGTGAAATCGCTTAAAGGGCTTGAAAAGGTCATAGTGGACTTTGGTCCAGACCTTATACTTGTCCAAGGTGACACGACAACTGTTTTTGCTGGAGCGCTTGCGGCGTTCTACAACGGAGTGAAGATAGGCCACGTGGAGGCAGGTCTTAGAAGTGGGAATCTCTACTCGCCTTATCCTGAAGAAGCTAACAGAAAGCTGACCGGGATAGTTACAAACTACCACTTCGCGCCTACAGAGACAAGCAAGGAGAACCTCCTGAGGGAAGGATATGCAGAGGGCGACATCTATATAACGGGGAACACTTCAATAGACGCACTTTTGGATATAACTTCAAGAGAATATGAGTTTGAAAGCGAGCTTCTGAACAGTTTGGACTACGAAAACAGAAAAGTGATACTTATGACTTCGCATAGAAGAGAGAACATAGGGCAGCCTATGGAGGACATATTCTCAGCTCTTAGAGATGTGGTCGAGGAAAATCCAGATGTAGAGCTTGTATACCCAGTCCATCTCAACCCTAAAGTAAAAGCCATAGCGGAGGAGAAACTTGGCCGTCACGAGAGGATCCACCTTATAGAGCCGCTGGACTACCTTCCGTTTGCGAATTTACAGAAGAAGTCCTATATGATAGTTACAGACTCGGGCGGAGTGCAGGAGGAGGCTCCTACACTTGGGAAGCCTATCCTTGTAATAAGAAAAGAGACAGAGAGACCCGAGGGTATAGAGGCTGGGACTGCAAAGCTCATAGGCGTATGCAGAGAAGATGTCTACAGAGAGGTGAGCCTTCTGCTCAACAACAGCGAGGAGTATCAGAAGATGGCCAACGCCGTAAATCCCTATGGAGATGGAAAGGCAGCCGAGAGGATAGTCGAGATAATAGCGGAGCAATTAAACACAAAATAA
- a CDS encoding glycosyltransferase family 4 protein, with product MGEYILAAAVAMLISFLMTPLAKRFAHMAGAIDVPKDDRRIHKAPIPRLGGLAILVSTVLSILLFVELDKSVYAILVGGIVIAISGIIDDIKPMTPKLKMLFQIVAAGILVYGGVSIQILTNPFQEGGYISLGVLGIPLTLFWVVGITNTVNLIDGLDGLSAGASAISALSFAVISYIVGDSNVAIMSLILAGAAIGFLPYNFNPASIFMGDTGALYLGFMLSAIAIEGAVKGAAAVAMVIPILTLGLPVFDTTFAILRRYKNKRPIMEADRGHLHHRLLDLGFGQRRTVIILYVVSIVFGISAILMSKMDFFQGAVFLAVIMVIVVGSMLKLRELGRKIRNR from the coding sequence ATGGGAGAGTATATTTTGGCCGCTGCTGTGGCCATGCTGATTTCTTTTTTGATGACGCCACTGGCTAAGCGGTTTGCTCATATGGCTGGGGCGATAGATGTCCCTAAAGACGACAGGAGAATACACAAGGCTCCTATACCGAGGCTTGGAGGGCTTGCCATACTTGTGTCCACTGTGCTTTCAATACTGCTCTTTGTAGAGCTTGACAAGAGCGTGTACGCAATACTCGTAGGCGGAATAGTCATAGCCATTTCAGGGATAATAGACGACATAAAGCCGATGACTCCAAAGCTGAAGATGCTTTTTCAGATAGTCGCGGCTGGAATACTAGTATACGGAGGGGTAAGCATACAGATACTTACGAATCCGTTTCAAGAAGGTGGGTATATATCGCTTGGGGTACTTGGAATACCGCTCACGCTTTTCTGGGTAGTTGGGATAACGAACACTGTAAACCTTATAGACGGGCTTGACGGGCTTTCGGCTGGGGCGAGTGCCATATCTGCACTTTCGTTTGCGGTCATATCGTACATAGTAGGGGACTCCAATGTGGCGATCATGTCTTTAATACTTGCAGGGGCAGCTATAGGTTTTCTGCCTTACAATTTCAACCCGGCGAGCATCTTCATGGGAGATACGGGTGCGCTCTACCTTGGGTTTATGCTTTCGGCCATAGCGATAGAGGGAGCTGTGAAGGGTGCGGCGGCAGTTGCCATGGTCATACCTATACTTACACTTGGGCTTCCGGTTTTCGACACCACGTTTGCGATACTCAGAAGATACAAGAACAAGAGGCCTATAATGGAGGCGGACAGGGGTCACCTTCACCACAGGCTGCTGGACTTAGGTTTTGGCCAGAGGCGGACAGTGATCATACTCTATGTCGTAAGTATTGTATTTGGGATATCGGCCATACTCATGTCCAAAATGGACTTTTTCCAGGGGGCTGTATTCCTTGCAGTTATAATGGTTATAGTAGTGGGCTCTATGCTCAAGCTGAGGGAGCTCGGAAGAAAAATAAGAAATAGATAG
- a CDS encoding AtpZ/AtpI family protein yields MKKDDKNLSKILTNLALVSQIGTSIVVMIGGGVLLGNFLDKLFGTNLVFLVGFTVLGVASAFYYIYKMGVQGLNGRKKRK; encoded by the coding sequence TTGAAAAAAGATGACAAGAACCTTTCGAAGATACTGACAAACCTAGCGCTTGTATCACAGATAGGAACGAGCATAGTTGTAATGATAGGTGGAGGTGTGCTTCTTGGCAACTTCCTGGACAAGCTTTTCGGTACAAATTTAGTTTTTCTAGTCGGATTTACGGTCTTGGGAGTAGCATCGGCTTTTTACTACATATACAAGATGGGCGTACAAGGGCTAAACGGCAGGAAAAAAAGGAAGTGA
- the rpiB gene encoding ribose 5-phosphate isomerase B — MKIGLGSDHGGYELKEKIKSHLTEKGIEVVDYGTDSTDSVDYPDYGRKTAEGVVSGECERAIVCCGTGIGISIAANKVEGIRCALCSETYSARMAMEHNNSNMLSLGARVTGIDLALEIVDVWLKAKFEGGRHERRVDKIMEIERA, encoded by the coding sequence TTGAAGATAGGACTGGGAAGTGACCACGGCGGTTACGAGCTAAAGGAAAAGATAAAGTCTCATTTGACTGAAAAGGGAATAGAGGTTGTGGACTACGGGACTGACTCTACTGACTCTGTAGACTATCCTGACTACGGGAGAAAGACTGCAGAGGGAGTTGTGTCTGGAGAGTGCGAAAGAGCGATAGTTTGCTGCGGAACAGGAATAGGCATTTCAATAGCTGCCAACAAAGTAGAGGGCATAAGATGCGCACTTTGCTCGGAAACATACTCGGCTAGAATGGCCATGGAGCACAATAACTCCAACATGCTTTCGCTTGGAGCTAGAGTTACAGGTATAGACCTTGCGCTTGAGATAGTTGACGTTTGGCTTAAGGCTAAATTCGAAGGTGGAAGACATGAAAGAAGAGTGGACAAGATAATGGAGATAGAGAGGGCTTAG
- a CDS encoding putative bifunctional diguanylate cyclase/phosphodiesterase: MENNRLRMVTSKYKDIREMALRTLISYLSLGTLWFIYSEPIGSLLGNADSSGPENIAGIIFIFLSAFTVHSIFIKKLSALENLELSSSDELMEFEDYKKLKRDSSIYEQYDILKKKVYSLSKYDQLTGMLNRYTFAEKVDDYIISNMGRNSKFALIYVDIDNFNLINDALGHDCGDMLLKKMSRSLEDSMGNTSNIGRLGGDEFLILLEDASTERIKEKASEILESVRRPWNCGQHEIYITASIGIAKYPDDGKNFVTLLKNSDTANFHAKETGKDKFCFYSTSIRENTMKNAHMVNQIRYAIDNNEFLLYYQPQINLSTGEIDGVEALIRWLHPKKGFVPPMDFIPFAEETGYIYNIERWVLQKAFKQRNLWADKYNKDIKMSVNLSGKSVMQPEAVEVISEIVKKRPSALKYFSLEITETAVMANLKNAVENLEKIKELGIEIALDDFGTGYSSLTYLKKLPIEVLKIDKSFTDFVSNKKGDEIIVESVITLAQNLGLDIVVEGIETKEQLGFFKSRGCNIGQGYLFSKPLPPSEIEELLLANKIFSLS, encoded by the coding sequence ATGGAAAACAACAGATTAAGAATGGTCACTTCCAAGTACAAGGACATACGCGAGATGGCCTTGAGGACTTTAATATCCTACTTAAGTCTTGGCACGCTGTGGTTTATATACTCTGAACCCATAGGTAGCCTTTTGGGGAACGCGGACTCCTCGGGCCCCGAGAACATAGCAGGGATAATTTTTATATTTTTATCGGCGTTCACTGTCCACTCTATCTTCATAAAGAAGCTGAGTGCCCTTGAAAATCTGGAGCTTTCAAGCTCAGACGAGCTGATGGAGTTTGAAGACTACAAGAAGCTCAAGAGAGACTCGAGCATATACGAGCAGTATGACATCTTGAAAAAGAAAGTCTATTCACTCTCTAAGTATGACCAGCTGACCGGAATGCTGAACAGATACACTTTCGCCGAAAAAGTCGACGACTACATAATAAGCAATATGGGGAGGAACTCCAAGTTCGCCCTTATATATGTGGATATAGACAATTTCAACCTCATAAACGACGCTCTAGGACATGACTGCGGAGACATGCTCCTCAAGAAAATGTCCCGCTCGCTCGAGGACTCGATGGGAAACACCTCCAACATAGGCAGGCTTGGTGGAGATGAATTCCTGATACTGCTCGAGGATGCCTCTACCGAGAGGATCAAGGAAAAAGCCTCTGAGATTTTAGAGAGTGTCAGAAGGCCATGGAACTGCGGCCAGCACGAAATATATATAACGGCCAGCATAGGAATAGCGAAGTATCCTGATGACGGCAAGAACTTCGTAACTCTTCTGAAAAACTCCGACACGGCCAATTTCCATGCCAAGGAAACAGGAAAAGACAAGTTCTGCTTTTACAGCACCAGCATCAGAGAGAACACTATGAAAAACGCCCATATGGTCAACCAGATAAGATATGCCATAGACAACAATGAGTTTCTGCTCTACTACCAGCCTCAGATAAACCTGTCTACAGGGGAGATAGATGGCGTTGAAGCCCTTATAAGGTGGCTTCACCCTAAAAAAGGCTTCGTGCCTCCTATGGACTTTATTCCCTTTGCGGAGGAGACGGGCTATATATACAATATAGAGCGCTGGGTGCTTCAGAAGGCCTTCAAACAGAGAAACCTTTGGGCAGACAAGTACAACAAAGACATAAAGATGTCGGTGAATCTGTCTGGGAAAAGCGTTATGCAGCCAGAAGCCGTAGAGGTGATATCTGAAATAGTCAAGAAGCGACCTTCCGCTCTCAAGTATTTCTCTTTGGAGATAACAGAAACGGCTGTAATGGCAAATCTAAAAAACGCAGTAGAGAATCTGGAAAAGATAAAGGAATTGGGAATAGAGATTGCCCTAGACGACTTCGGAACAGGCTATTCGTCTTTGACTTACCTGAAGAAGCTCCCAATAGAGGTACTCAAGATAGACAAGTCCTTTACTGACTTTGTCTCGAACAAGAAAGGCGATGAGATAATAGTGGAGTCCGTCATAACGCTCGCACAGAACCTGGGGCTCGACATAGTTGTAGAGGGAATCGAGACAAAAGAACAGCTGGGCTTCTTTAAAAGCCGCGGCTGCAATATAGGACAGGGTTATCTTTTCAGCAAACCACTCCCTCCATCGGAAATCGAGGAACTGCTGCTTGCAAATAAGATCTTCTCCCTTTCTTAA
- a CDS encoding ATP synthase subunit I has product MALGKNYVATIIKRTTALLLFGIGLSFFLAKEPMPYIYGFIFGGSISILGFKLLEQSAKKAANMNESGAKNYMTITYFIRYAIYGVMLVVSAKADYINLFTAIIALFLIKLVIVSDAVYDTIIGRRG; this is encoded by the coding sequence TTGGCATTAGGAAAGAATTACGTAGCTACCATAATAAAGAGGACGACAGCACTGTTGCTGTTCGGAATAGGACTTAGCTTTTTTCTGGCCAAGGAGCCTATGCCATATATATATGGGTTTATATTCGGTGGCAGCATAAGCATATTGGGATTTAAGCTGCTTGAACAGAGCGCCAAGAAAGCGGCAAATATGAATGAGTCTGGAGCCAAAAACTATATGACTATTACCTACTTTATAAGGTATGCCATATATGGAGTCATGCTTGTGGTCTCAGCAAAAGCAGACTACATCAACCTTTTCACCGCTATAATCGCACTGTTTTTAATCAAGCTTGTCATAGTGAGCGATGCGGTGTATGATACTATAATAGGCAGGCGTGGCTAG
- the upp gene encoding uracil phosphoribosyltransferase: MKKLIVMDHPLVKHKMGYLKDERTETKQFRELVNEISMMMAYEATKDMMLKEVDIKTPLQDTVVQQRDYKNPVIVPILRAGLGMVDGMLQVIPTAKVGHIGLYRDEETLEPVEYYCKLPVDISERELIVVDPMLATGGSAKAAIQFLKDRNVSRIKLVCILGCPEGVEAIHEAHPDVDVYLAQMDPKLNDHGYILPGLGDAGDRLFGTK; the protein is encoded by the coding sequence ATGAAAAAACTTATAGTTATGGATCACCCGCTTGTAAAGCACAAGATGGGCTACCTTAAAGACGAGAGAACAGAGACAAAACAGTTTAGAGAGCTTGTAAACGAGATTTCAATGATGATGGCCTATGAAGCCACTAAAGATATGATGCTGAAAGAAGTGGACATAAAGACTCCGCTTCAGGACACGGTAGTTCAGCAGAGAGACTACAAGAACCCTGTAATAGTTCCGATACTCAGAGCAGGACTTGGAATGGTGGACGGGATGCTTCAAGTTATTCCGACGGCCAAGGTTGGTCACATAGGTCTTTACAGAGATGAAGAGACACTAGAGCCTGTGGAGTACTACTGCAAGCTTCCTGTAGATATAAGCGAGAGGGAGCTGATAGTTGTAGACCCTATGCTTGCAACTGGAGGGTCTGCAAAAGCGGCTATACAGTTCCTGAAAGACAGAAACGTATCTAGGATAAAGCTTGTATGTATACTGGGATGCCCTGAAGGTGTGGAGGCGATCCACGAGGCGCACCCTGACGTAGACGTATACCTTGCTCAGATGGACCCTAAGCTGAACGACCACGGATATATACTTCCGGGGCTAGGAGACGCAGGAGACAGACTTTTCGGCACAAAATAG
- the atpB gene encoding F0F1 ATP synthase subunit A, with amino-acid sequence MEEMGIKFTAMGQEFLIHNTIVHSYLIVIGIVIFAFIANKKILETDPLEKPKGLVNILEIGYTAIRKQLYDVMGTGPTRERLLPYIFTLVMFIAPANLIGLLGLAPPTSDYNVTLALALITFFMTQYYGLKTNGLGGYIKGYFEPLPFLLPLNIVGELSNPISLSFRLFGNILSGGIIMGLVYGALGYLAPIAAPLHLYFDLFSGLVQTFIFMMLTMVFVGGNLPDEDGI; translated from the coding sequence ATGGAAGAAATGGGCATTAAATTCACCGCCATGGGACAAGAGTTCTTAATCCACAACACCATAGTTCACTCTTATCTGATAGTAATAGGAATAGTGATATTCGCCTTTATAGCGAATAAGAAGATATTGGAGACAGATCCGTTGGAAAAGCCTAAAGGATTAGTGAACATTTTGGAGATAGGATATACTGCTATTAGAAAACAGCTATACGATGTTATGGGAACAGGCCCTACGAGAGAAAGGCTACTTCCTTACATCTTCACCTTAGTTATGTTTATAGCACCAGCCAATCTTATAGGTCTTCTTGGACTTGCACCGCCTACTTCAGATTACAATGTAACACTGGCGTTGGCACTGATAACGTTCTTTATGACTCAGTACTATGGATTAAAGACAAATGGACTAGGAGGCTATATAAAGGGATACTTCGAGCCACTGCCTTTCCTATTGCCACTTAACATAGTAGGAGAGCTTTCGAACCCAATATCTCTTTCTTTCCGTCTATTCGGAAATATACTGAGTGGTGGAATAATAATGGGGCTGGTTTATGGAGCACTAGGATATCTAGCGCCAATAGCTGCACCACTTCATTTGTACTTTGACCTATTCTCAGGACTAGTTCAGACTTTCATATTCATGATGTTGACTATGGTATTTGTTGGCGGAAACTTGCCTGACGAAGATGGAATTTAG